A DNA window from Pontiella agarivorans contains the following coding sequences:
- the def gene encoding peptide deformylase — translation MSLPICTYGNPILRQKAVEVMMVNDDIRALAKEMLETMYAEQGVGLAAEQVGRTERMFVVDIPPDGDVGEDGERENPGIEMPLVFINPKIVGHSETVQVGPEGCLSFPDIFANVERWYEVDAEYIDLDGLPQRIHAKGLLSRAIQHELDHLDGVLLVDRMSHVKKVAMGGKLKRLVKETKKKLG, via the coding sequence ATGAGCTTACCGATTTGTACCTATGGAAATCCGATTCTGCGTCAGAAGGCCGTTGAAGTGATGATGGTTAATGACGATATCCGTGCGCTGGCGAAAGAGATGCTGGAGACGATGTATGCTGAACAGGGCGTTGGCCTGGCCGCTGAACAGGTTGGCCGGACGGAACGTATGTTTGTGGTGGATATTCCGCCGGACGGCGATGTCGGCGAAGATGGCGAGCGGGAGAATCCCGGAATTGAAATGCCGCTGGTTTTCATTAATCCGAAAATTGTCGGCCATTCTGAAACGGTGCAGGTGGGGCCGGAGGGCTGTCTGAGTTTCCCGGACATTTTTGCCAACGTCGAGCGCTGGTATGAAGTCGACGCGGAATACATTGATCTCGATGGCCTGCCGCAGCGGATTCATGCCAAAGGGCTGCTTTCCCGGGCGATTCAGCATGAGCTGGACCACCTTGACGGCGTTCTGCTCGTTGACCGGATGTCGCATGTCAAGAAAGTGGCCATGGGCGGCAAGCTCAAACGTCTTGTTAAAGAGACGAAGAAGAAACTGGGGTAG
- a CDS encoding endonuclease/exonuclease/phosphatase family protein, with the protein MSEKTTRKRSLNPASAIDFIALGLVAATVFGFLGRLHWFLDLFSHFRVQYMQLCLPIIGIYLWKRMNKKGAAMILLAAINYALVLPLYFGKPDAPTKEPIRAMLMNINALNGNTDEVLSAIHDADPDILLLEEVTPKWDNELRTLNDAYPHHIEQPRDDCFGIKLFSKLPLSKSEIKSISERDVPTILTTIHTPQGEISFIGTHPLPPIGKAYSESRNLQLRALPDLVKNQPHPVLLIGDLNTSPWSPHFQRLEKESGLKNSMKGFGFQPSWPADRFFLKIPIDHVLYSEEITIHNRMTGKRIGSDHLPIIVDFTFAQ; encoded by the coding sequence ATGTCTGAAAAAACGACGCGAAAGCGGTCGCTGAATCCGGCGAGCGCCATTGATTTCATTGCCCTCGGACTCGTCGCGGCAACGGTCTTCGGCTTTCTCGGCCGGCTCCATTGGTTTCTCGATCTTTTTTCGCATTTCCGGGTGCAATATATGCAGCTGTGTCTTCCAATCATTGGAATCTATCTCTGGAAACGGATGAATAAAAAAGGCGCGGCGATGATTCTGCTCGCCGCCATTAATTATGCGCTGGTTCTGCCCTTGTATTTCGGGAAACCCGATGCACCAACCAAAGAGCCGATCCGCGCGATGCTCATGAATATCAATGCACTCAACGGAAATACCGATGAGGTGCTGAGCGCCATTCATGATGCGGATCCGGACATTCTACTGCTTGAAGAGGTCACGCCCAAATGGGACAACGAACTCCGGACACTGAATGACGCCTATCCCCACCACATCGAGCAGCCGCGCGATGACTGCTTCGGCATTAAACTGTTCAGCAAACTGCCGCTTTCAAAAAGTGAAATTAAATCGATCAGCGAACGCGATGTTCCGACCATCCTCACCACGATCCACACCCCGCAGGGCGAAATTTCCTTTATCGGCACCCATCCACTTCCACCTATTGGAAAAGCCTATTCAGAATCCCGCAACCTTCAGCTCCGGGCTCTGCCGGATCTTGTTAAAAATCAGCCTCATCCTGTTTTATTGATCGGCGACCTGAACACCTCGCCCTGGTCGCCGCATTTCCAAAGACTGGAAAAAGAGAGCGGGCTGAAAAACAGCATGAAAGGATTCGGCTTTCAACCCAGCTGGCCGGCCGACCGATTCTTCCTTAAAATCCCGATTGATCACGTGCTGTATTCTGAAGAAATCACGATTCACAACCGTATGACCGGAAAACGCATCGGATCCGATCATCTGCCGATTATCGTAGATTTTACATTCGCTCAATAA
- a CDS encoding 50S ribosomal protein L11 methyltransferase, producing MKEKNKNCGGQLNLLVPAEHAERICEWVRDALGKEPIEVSHPHAERAQIEIYFDSLVEAQLVQKALPADLIIEHAEAKEYKEQDWTTFWQHHFKIMELGRNLRIVPEWEPVPEDDKINIIINPGLSFGTGGHFTTKFCLEALEASLQSMEINTMIDAGTGSGILSIAAVKLGIPDIVAFDYDPVCVDQCNLNAARNGVEGKIHFFQADVLQPGWNAKPADLICANILTSVLLEAAPLLKRAANKRLLLSGIREIEADAVAGTFMELGCKEVSRDGDGKWCGMIIDV from the coding sequence ATGAAAGAAAAAAACAAAAACTGCGGCGGACAACTCAACCTGCTGGTTCCGGCCGAACACGCGGAACGGATCTGTGAATGGGTGCGCGATGCCCTCGGCAAAGAACCGATCGAAGTCAGCCACCCCCATGCAGAACGGGCCCAGATTGAAATCTATTTTGACTCGCTGGTCGAAGCCCAGCTGGTGCAGAAAGCCCTCCCGGCCGACCTGATCATCGAGCACGCTGAAGCCAAGGAATACAAAGAGCAGGACTGGACCACCTTCTGGCAGCACCACTTCAAGATTATGGAACTGGGTCGGAACCTGCGCATCGTCCCCGAATGGGAACCGGTGCCGGAAGATGACAAAATCAACATCATCATCAATCCCGGTCTCAGCTTTGGAACCGGCGGACATTTCACCACCAAATTCTGCCTCGAAGCGCTGGAGGCATCGCTCCAATCTATGGAAATCAACACCATGATCGATGCCGGCACCGGCAGCGGCATTCTCTCCATCGCCGCAGTCAAGCTGGGTATTCCCGACATCGTCGCTTTCGATTACGATCCCGTCTGCGTCGACCAGTGCAACCTCAATGCGGCACGCAACGGCGTGGAGGGAAAAATCCACTTTTTCCAGGCGGATGTTCTGCAGCCCGGCTGGAACGCCAAACCGGCCGACCTCATCTGCGCCAACATTTTAACCTCGGTGCTGCTGGAGGCCGCACCTCTCCTGAAACGCGCGGCCAACAAACGCCTCCTGCTCAGCGGCATCCGCGAGATCGAGGCCGACGCCGTGGCCGGCACCTTTATGGAACTCGGTTGCAAAGAGGTTTCGCGCGATGGCGACGGCAAATGGTGCGGGATGATCATTGATGTCTGA
- a CDS encoding retropepsin-like aspartic protease has protein sequence MTVLLLGHQVAFGDQIILRNGRTLDCTILSVQAEYVEVSLGTGTVKIPKNRLERLVRTPDRKTADLSEPTSGNILSEQHAPPAHAELAAEFRQLMNQRNAALDAQYMMNLYESQIQQENLRAEQLLAKLKQMHLMIESTVNAIKAIQIPAQTPRTHREYDEKNALMQKKSALRDRLIELNAAMSGLQAERSETEKKNGDLQQKINKTIAPLPIYFNAVEQFGIRYAAYRKALSPDSIDQPARLLFDKIDYYMARFRNETSRVVIDSWNEDNTTFVRALVNGNTPGVFIFDTGATSMVISEPFARKIGLQLDHLPLQQATVADGRKVDMRPVILSSVKVGDAEVKDITAAVLGNGINSRADGLLGMSFLRHFTIGMNGRSGKVTLTRFSTD, from the coding sequence TTGACGGTCCTTTTGCTCGGTCATCAGGTGGCTTTCGGAGATCAGATCATCCTCCGCAACGGCCGCACGCTGGACTGCACGATTCTTTCGGTACAGGCCGAATACGTCGAAGTCTCTCTGGGCACCGGTACCGTAAAAATTCCGAAAAACCGACTGGAACGGCTTGTCCGCACGCCGGACAGGAAAACGGCCGACCTGTCAGAGCCGACATCCGGCAACATCCTGAGCGAACAACACGCCCCGCCCGCCCACGCCGAACTGGCGGCGGAATTTCGTCAGCTCATGAATCAGCGCAATGCGGCGCTTGATGCTCAGTATATGATGAATCTGTATGAAAGTCAGATTCAGCAGGAAAACCTCAGGGCGGAACAGCTGCTCGCAAAATTGAAACAGATGCATCTGATGATTGAATCCACGGTCAACGCCATTAAAGCCATTCAGATTCCTGCCCAGACTCCACGCACGCACCGGGAATATGATGAAAAGAATGCTCTGATGCAAAAAAAATCAGCCCTGCGAGACCGGCTCATCGAACTGAATGCCGCCATGTCCGGCCTGCAGGCGGAACGCTCTGAAACCGAAAAAAAGAACGGAGATCTACAGCAAAAAATCAATAAAACCATCGCTCCACTGCCGATTTACTTCAATGCGGTAGAGCAGTTCGGCATCCGGTATGCCGCATACCGGAAAGCGCTCAGCCCCGACTCGATCGACCAACCTGCCAGACTGCTGTTTGATAAGATCGACTATTACATGGCCCGGTTCCGCAACGAAACTTCCAGGGTGGTCATCGATTCCTGGAACGAAGATAACACCACTTTTGTCCGGGCTCTGGTCAATGGAAATACACCGGGCGTATTTATCTTTGATACCGGCGCAACTTCGATGGTGATTTCAGAACCTTTTGCCCGAAAAATCGGTCTTCAGCTCGACCACCTCCCTCTTCAGCAGGCTACCGTTGCAGACGGCCGGAAAGTCGATATGCGACCGGTGATCCTTTCCTCGGTGAAAGTCGGCGATGCGGAAGTAAAAGATATAACCGCGGCCGTACTGGGCAACGGTATAAACAGCCGGGCCGACGGTCTGCTGGGCATGAGCTTTCTCCGCCACTTCACCATCGGCATGAACGGGCGCTCCGGAAAAGTCACCCTGACCCGCTTTTCAACGGACTAA
- a CDS encoding ATP-dependent helicase, whose product MISDAAQSNGGGTSKEVYDLLKKHLMTNGIVYLPGQTGTYDGAAIEVQEPKPVSFKAVTELGDFGKGQVAFLCTSYHDEQIVIVDPGSTGLAADYTEKKIPVLVLEPESLIPGKRGVTRARFTKFITSGKGRSWHSFSQPETPPEKIKEAESDWKPPVRHKRNFVELAAEIDFENELNEEQLAAVQAPDGPTLVIAAAGTGKTRTLIYRLAYLATQKRVHPDHVLLLTFTNKAAREMLERTHQLVGNQFGSYDSGTFHSFANRVLRAGANRIGFGRDFTILDSDDAKKLMRTCIDDIGVSKKHFPKPEVLLSLFGVVSGRMGDLNAAIDEEFEYSDVEADDVIKAHNLYQQKKKASNAMDFDDLLIYAHKLLLEHEDIRHHYQEEFKYVLVDEYQDTNAIQAELVHLLVQTHGNLMVVGDDFQSIYSWRGADFRNFLEFEKTYPGTQTFKLQTNYRSTPEILDVANEVIAGNPEQFQKELKAVRESDVLPKLAKVRDGSVQARYVIEKANELRRKGIALSDMCVLYRSHFHAMELEMELNRAGMAYSLTSGVRFFEKAHIKDVCSTLQLLVNPANELAFSRLVQLFPKVGAKTASKIFKKLGGRINLQRPEACAEVLAALPAAAKADWEKIQDIFVAYREENLVNDPGEIIFRFVKAFYKEYMVENFDNHKFRQEDIDGLIDFTVKFDSTELFLQEIALLTNMDAEGGNAPAEEEQRDAIRLSTVHQAKGLEWKVVFILFVNEDMFPSKKSVEENGDAEERRLFYVAVTRAEDELYICSPMVRRQRDGGMIFLDPSRFISEIPADLLEVDGGGFY is encoded by the coding sequence ATGATTTCAGATGCAGCACAAAGTAATGGGGGCGGGACCTCAAAAGAAGTATACGACCTCTTAAAAAAACATTTGATGACCAACGGAATTGTCTATCTTCCCGGGCAGACCGGGACCTATGACGGTGCAGCGATCGAGGTGCAGGAACCGAAGCCCGTTTCATTCAAGGCCGTCACGGAGCTTGGTGATTTTGGAAAAGGCCAGGTCGCTTTTCTCTGTACCAGCTATCACGATGAACAGATTGTTATTGTGGATCCCGGGAGTACCGGGCTGGCCGCAGATTATACTGAAAAAAAGATTCCCGTGCTCGTGCTTGAACCGGAAAGCCTGATCCCGGGAAAGCGGGGCGTCACGCGCGCCCGGTTCACGAAATTCATCACCTCCGGCAAAGGCCGCTCATGGCACAGTTTTTCGCAGCCGGAAACTCCGCCTGAAAAAATAAAGGAAGCAGAATCCGATTGGAAACCGCCGGTGCGCCACAAGCGGAACTTTGTGGAGCTGGCAGCCGAAATTGATTTTGAAAATGAACTGAATGAAGAGCAGCTCGCCGCCGTCCAGGCACCGGATGGTCCTACGTTGGTGATTGCCGCCGCCGGTACCGGAAAAACACGCACGCTGATTTACCGTCTGGCCTACCTCGCCACACAGAAACGGGTTCATCCCGATCATGTACTGTTGTTGACGTTCACGAATAAAGCCGCGCGGGAAATGCTGGAACGCACCCACCAATTGGTCGGAAATCAGTTCGGCAGTTATGACAGCGGAACCTTTCACTCTTTTGCCAACCGGGTTCTGCGGGCCGGTGCCAACCGCATCGGATTCGGCCGCGATTTTACGATTCTGGATTCGGATGATGCCAAAAAGCTGATGCGTACGTGTATTGATGATATCGGCGTGTCTAAAAAACATTTTCCGAAACCGGAAGTGCTGTTGAGCTTATTCGGCGTGGTGAGCGGCCGCATGGGAGATCTTAATGCGGCGATTGACGAGGAGTTCGAATATTCCGACGTCGAGGCCGATGATGTCATTAAAGCACACAATCTGTATCAGCAGAAAAAAAAGGCATCCAATGCCATGGATTTCGATGACCTGCTGATCTATGCCCATAAGTTGCTACTGGAACATGAAGATATCCGGCACCACTATCAGGAAGAATTTAAATACGTGCTGGTCGACGAGTATCAGGATACGAATGCCATTCAGGCCGAGCTGGTTCATCTGCTGGTACAGACGCATGGGAATCTCATGGTGGTCGGCGATGATTTCCAAAGCATCTATTCCTGGCGCGGTGCCGACTTCCGCAACTTCCTGGAGTTTGAAAAGACCTATCCCGGCACGCAGACCTTTAAATTGCAGACCAACTACCGCTCGACGCCGGAAATTCTGGATGTGGCCAACGAAGTGATTGCCGGGAATCCGGAGCAGTTCCAGAAAGAGCTGAAGGCGGTTCGTGAAAGCGATGTGCTGCCGAAATTGGCCAAGGTACGCGACGGATCGGTACAGGCCCGTTATGTGATTGAAAAAGCAAACGAACTGCGGCGGAAGGGGATTGCACTCTCCGATATGTGTGTGCTCTATCGCTCGCATTTCCATGCGATGGAACTGGAAATGGAACTGAACCGTGCGGGAATGGCCTATTCCCTGACCTCCGGTGTGCGCTTCTTCGAAAAAGCACACATTAAAGACGTCTGTTCCACACTCCAGCTGCTGGTCAATCCGGCCAACGAGCTGGCGTTTTCGCGCCTTGTTCAGCTTTTTCCGAAGGTTGGAGCAAAGACGGCATCGAAAATTTTCAAAAAACTTGGCGGGCGCATAAATCTGCAACGTCCGGAAGCCTGTGCGGAAGTGCTGGCGGCACTGCCCGCCGCGGCCAAAGCGGACTGGGAAAAAATACAGGATATTTTCGTGGCCTACCGCGAGGAAAATCTGGTCAACGATCCCGGGGAAATCATCTTCCGTTTCGTCAAAGCATTCTACAAAGAATACATGGTTGAAAATTTTGATAACCATAAATTCCGGCAGGAGGATATTGACGGGCTGATCGATTTCACCGTGAAGTTTGATTCCACCGAGCTGTTTCTTCAGGAAATTGCGCTGCTCACCAATATGGATGCCGAGGGCGGGAACGCTCCGGCCGAAGAGGAGCAGCGCGATGCGATCCGCTTGAGCACCGTGCATCAGGCTAAAGGGCTGGAATGGAAAGTCGTGTTTATCCTGTTCGTCAACGAGGATATGTTTCCGTCCAAGAAGTCCGTGGAGGAAAACGGCGATGCCGAAGAGCGGCGGCTTTTCTACGTTGCGGTCACCCGCGCCGAGGATGAACTCTACATCTGCTCACCGATGGTGCGCCGTCAGCGCGACGGCGGCATGATTTTCCTCGACCCCTCGCGGTTTATTTCAGAAATCCCCGCAGATCTGCTCGAAGTGGATGGCGGTGGATTTTATTGA
- a CDS encoding B12-binding domain-containing radical SAM protein: MLNEILFVAFNARYAHTAFGARYLLANMGDLKPRSELLEFDLQVQPRIAVEKILAHDPEIIGIGCYIWNIDLVTKVAALLKAIRPDIQLILGGPEISYETEQQEIFRYADHVICGEGEIELPKLCRELLGRQAASPPRNEIIQAEPVDVSKIELPYDLYSDEDIKHRAIYVEASRGCPFQCEYCMSSLDPCVRYFPEEKLFSAFGKLLDRGALNFKFVDRSFNIDIRFALKVLDFFKTRYQPGMMLHFEIIPSHLPDELMDAVKDCPPGMLQFEIGIQTFNEAVAHRIQRPLDIEKIENNMRRLRTETGVHIHSDLIAGLPGEDLESFEHGFSRLLALNPQEIQLGILKRLRGAPIDRHSKDWNMVYSPHAPYDILSTRSVSFKNMQRLNRFARYWNLVVNNGQFIETAPLLWTAGRRAACDTAPNAPQSSAQPETPVPQAARLLPSNGNSPFADFMHFSDWLYAKTNTTGNLHVIRLAKLLLEFLTQEKGLAEKDVAEALWNDYQRGNRPDVPGFLKKFGFEKRDTTEVKPFIAMARQRRHLKE, from the coding sequence ATGTTAAACGAGATCCTTTTTGTCGCCTTTAATGCCCGCTACGCCCATACGGCCTTCGGAGCACGTTATCTGCTTGCCAATATGGGCGATCTGAAACCCCGTTCCGAACTCCTTGAATTTGATCTTCAGGTGCAGCCCCGCATCGCCGTCGAAAAGATCCTCGCACACGACCCGGAAATCATCGGCATCGGCTGCTACATCTGGAACATCGACCTCGTCACCAAAGTCGCCGCCCTGCTCAAAGCCATCCGCCCGGACATCCAACTCATTCTCGGCGGCCCCGAAATTTCCTACGAAACCGAACAGCAGGAAATTTTCCGGTATGCAGATCACGTCATCTGCGGCGAGGGCGAAATCGAACTCCCGAAACTCTGTCGCGAACTGCTAGGCAGACAGGCGGCCAGCCCGCCCCGTAATGAAATCATACAGGCTGAACCTGTGGATGTTTCAAAGATTGAACTGCCTTACGATCTCTATTCCGATGAAGACATCAAACACCGGGCCATCTATGTGGAAGCCTCGCGCGGTTGTCCGTTTCAATGCGAATACTGCATGTCGTCGCTCGATCCCTGTGTCCGCTATTTCCCCGAAGAAAAACTGTTTTCAGCCTTCGGCAAACTGCTCGACCGTGGAGCGCTGAATTTTAAATTTGTCGACCGCTCGTTCAACATCGATATCCGCTTTGCCCTCAAAGTCCTCGATTTTTTCAAGACCCGCTATCAGCCCGGCATGATGCTGCACTTTGAAATCATTCCCTCCCACCTGCCGGATGAACTCATGGACGCCGTCAAAGACTGCCCGCCCGGCATGCTCCAGTTTGAAATCGGCATCCAGACCTTTAATGAAGCGGTTGCCCATCGAATCCAGCGCCCGCTCGATATCGAAAAAATAGAAAACAACATGCGCCGCCTGCGTACCGAAACCGGCGTGCATATTCATTCCGACCTCATTGCCGGACTGCCCGGCGAAGATCTCGAAAGTTTCGAACACGGGTTCAGCCGCCTGCTCGCTCTGAACCCGCAGGAAATCCAGCTCGGCATTCTCAAACGGCTCCGCGGAGCACCGATTGACCGCCATTCCAAAGACTGGAATATGGTCTACAGCCCCCACGCCCCCTACGACATCCTCAGCACCCGTTCGGTTTCCTTCAAAAACATGCAGCGCCTCAACCGCTTCGCCCGCTACTGGAACCTCGTCGTCAACAACGGACAGTTTATCGAAACGGCTCCCCTCCTCTGGACGGCAGGCAGGCGGGCCGCCTGCGATACAGCCCCGAATGCACCGCAGTCCTCCGCCCAGCCCGAAACCCCCGTACCGCAGGCGGCCCGCCTGCTGCCGTCAAACGGGAACTCCCCTTTCGCCGACTTCATGCATTTTTCCGACTGGCTTTACGCCAAAACAAATACCACCGGGAATCTGCATGTTATCCGGCTGGCCAAACTGCTGCTGGAATTTTTAACACAGGAAAAAGGTCTTGCTGAAAAAGATGTGGCCGAGGCGCTGTGGAACGACTACCAGCGCGGAAATCGTCCCGACGTCCCCGGATTCCTGAAAAAATTCGGATTTGAAAAACGTGACACAACCGAAGTAAAACCGTTTATTGCCATGGCGCGGCAGCGCCGGCATTTGAAAGAATAA
- a CDS encoding YihY/virulence factor BrkB family protein has product MAGTFIEQWKKFLHFLQYDLWRINQEHHSRMRAFGIETLRVMHLVFRGTKTNRCKLHASALTFATLMALIPFLVIIFSISSAIGFTTAKEWMMDQSAEMPQIQEFVYQLIELVEKTDMGALGTLGGVIFIYIIFKLLSEIEESINQIWGVQSSRAVVDKIRNYLSVLIITPVLMITANFISIQLSAFSDHYVWLGPVIKTVLQLAPVLMMTLAFIMVFMFIPNTRVSFRAALIGGFTSSLLALILQIFMVKLGIGVTRLSKIYGTFAYFPIFLFWLQMSWTILLFGAELAFAVQNRDTYAEEQAAVRASMVAKLWVAFSAMKEAVRIFLSDDRALNTAVFARANNIPVRLMNEVVEVLAKADLLGRVGPEDGTEYVLLHAPEHVTAKKIYDLLIHDGASPSELGLAEDFAADEMLEVLDVSLDETLDAITIKKFTDRED; this is encoded by the coding sequence AATCAGGAACATCATTCGCGGATGCGGGCTTTCGGAATTGAAACCCTGCGCGTCATGCATCTGGTTTTCCGGGGGACCAAAACCAACCGCTGTAAACTGCATGCTTCGGCATTGACCTTTGCCACGCTGATGGCGCTGATTCCATTCCTCGTAATCATCTTTTCCATTTCCAGTGCCATCGGGTTCACCACGGCCAAGGAATGGATGATGGATCAGTCGGCTGAAATGCCTCAGATCCAGGAGTTTGTCTACCAGCTTATTGAGCTGGTGGAAAAAACCGATATGGGGGCGTTGGGTACACTCGGCGGCGTGATTTTCATCTACATCATTTTCAAACTGCTGAGTGAAATCGAGGAATCGATCAACCAGATCTGGGGCGTACAATCCTCGCGCGCGGTGGTGGATAAAATCCGGAATTATCTTTCGGTACTGATCATTACGCCGGTATTGATGATTACCGCCAACTTTATTTCCATCCAGTTATCCGCATTTTCGGACCACTATGTATGGCTCGGGCCGGTCATTAAAACCGTGCTGCAGCTGGCACCGGTACTGATGATGACGCTGGCGTTCATTATGGTGTTCATGTTTATCCCGAATACCCGGGTGAGTTTCCGCGCGGCGCTGATCGGCGGGTTTACCAGTTCGTTGCTGGCGCTGATCCTGCAGATTTTCATGGTCAAGCTGGGTATTGGAGTGACGCGGCTGAGCAAAATTTACGGTACGTTTGCTTATTTCCCGATTTTCCTGTTCTGGCTGCAGATGAGCTGGACCATTCTGCTGTTCGGGGCGGAACTGGCCTTCGCGGTGCAGAACCGCGATACCTATGCCGAGGAGCAGGCGGCGGTCCGTGCCAGCATGGTGGCCAAACTCTGGGTCGCATTTTCCGCCATGAAAGAAGCCGTCCGCATTTTTCTGAGCGATGACCGGGCACTGAATACCGCTGTATTTGCCCGGGCCAATAATATTCCGGTCCGCCTGATGAATGAGGTGGTTGAAGTGCTCGCCAAAGCCGATCTGCTCGGCCGCGTCGGGCCGGAGGACGGTACGGAATATGTCCTGCTGCACGCCCCGGAGCACGTGACGGCAAAAAAAATCTATGATCTTCTGATCCACGACGGTGCCTCGCCGTCCGAGCTCGGGCTGGCCGAAGATTTCGCGGCGGATGAAATGCTCGAAGTACTCGATGTCTCGCTCGACGAAACGCTCGATGCCATCACCATAAAAAAATTCACGGATAGGGAAGATTGA